In one window of Ovis aries strain OAR_USU_Benz2616 breed Rambouillet chromosome 3, ARS-UI_Ramb_v3.0, whole genome shotgun sequence DNA:
- the TMEM17 gene encoding transmembrane protein 17, which translates to MELPDPVRQRLGNFSRTVFSDSNRTGPEYNEGPDNEMVSSLALQMSLYFNTYFFPLWWVSSIMMLQMKYSILPDYYKFIVVTIIILITLIEAIRLYLGYMGNLQEKVPELAGFWLLSLLLQLPLILFLLFNEGLTNLPLEKAVHIIFTIFLTFQVVSAFLTLRKMVNQLATRFHLQDFDRLSASRGDMRRVRSCIEEI; encoded by the exons ATGGAGCTGCCGGATCCAGTCCGCCAGCGGCTGGGAAATTTCAGCCGGACCGTGTTCAGCGACTCCAACCGGACCGGGCCGGAGTATAACGAGGGTCCGG ATAATGAAATGGTTTCCAGTTTGGCACTGCAGATGTCGCTTTATTTTAACACTTACTTTTTCCCACTTTGGTGGGTGAGCAGCATTATGATGCTTCAGATGAAG tattCCATCTTGCCTGATTACTACAAGTTCATTGTGGTCACCATTATCATTCTAATAACTTTAATTGAAGCTATCAGGTTGTATCTGGGCTACATGGGGAACCTGCAGGAGAAG GTTCCTGAGTTGGCTGGCTTCTGGCTTCTGAGCCTTCTGTTGCAGTTGCCTTTAATTCTTTTCTTGCTCTTCAATGAGGGCCTAACAAATCTGCCCTTGGAGAAAGCAGTACATATCATCTTCACTATATTCCTTACTTTCCAAGTTGTTTCAGCATTTCTTACCTTGAGGAAAATGGTAAATCAGCTGGCAACTCGTTTCCACCTCCAAGACTTTGACCGGCTGTCTGCGAGCCGAGGAGACATGAGAAGAGTGAGGTCCTGTATAGAAGAGATTTGA